The Rhea pennata isolate bPtePen1 chromosome 34 unlocalized genomic scaffold, bPtePen1.pri SUPER_34_unloc_1, whole genome shotgun sequence genome segment ATGGGGCCCTACTGGGCCTGCAGTGCCCTACAGCCCCACCAGGCGTCAGCGCCGCCCTGGCAGCCACTCTGATACGTCTTGGGCAGCGCTCTATGATCTCCACAGGTTCCTGAGCCATGGACAGCCCCCTGGAcctctccccactgctgccagcCCCCCGGCTCCAGGCCCTAGCCCAGGCCTGGCTGGAGGAGGACGCCCCGGGCCCTGACTACGCTGCCCTGGCCGTGGGGCGGGCGCCGTGCCGGgcccagctgctctgcaagtCACCGGGCGTCCTGGCAGGACTGCCCTTCGCTGAGGCGGTGTGGGCCGCCACAGGGTGCACGGTGGCCCGGCGGGTGGCCGAGGGGCAGCTGGTGGCCCCGGTGGCCGTGGTGGCCGaggtgcagggccctggggccgGGGTGCTGCTGGGCGAGCGGGCGGCCCTCAACTGCCTAGGCCGCTGCAGCGGGGTGGCCACGGCGGCCACCCGTGCTGTGGGGCGAGCCCGGGCTGCGGGGTGGCCAGGGACGGTGGCCGGGACGCGGAAGACGACGCCGGGCTTCCGGCTGGTGGAGAAGTACGGACTGCTGGTGGGGGGCGCCCACCCCCACCGCTATGGCCTGGCCGACGCCATCATGCTCAAGGACAACCATCTCCTGGCTGCTGGGGTCCCCCTGGCCCAGGTACCCGCCACGGGATCCATGGCCCCGGGGGGCAGCTGGGAGTCTGGGGAGGGGGGACCCATAGCCATGGGGGCAGCTGGGGGAGTCTGGGGAGGGGGGACCCATAGCTGTGGGGGCAGCTGGTGGTGGCAATCTTGGGTCTGTTTTGGGGCTGGTGGGAGGAAACTCCAGTCCTGGGGTGCAGCGGCATtgggcagtggggcaggggggtcCATCCCCATGGGGCTGGGCACGTGGGagcgctgctgcagccccccagacgcctgggcccccaggTGGTGCGGGAGGCCCGGCGGGTGGCCGGCTTCGCCCTGCGGCTCGAGGTGGAATGCGGCTCCGTGGCCGAAGCCATGGAagcggccggcgccggcgccgatATCGTCATGCTGGACAACTTCGACCCGGAGGTAGCGGGGAGCCATGGAGCAGCCGTGGGGCAGGATGGGGTGGCCATGGGGTGACCGCAGCGTGGTGTGAGGCAGTCATGGCAGGGaatggggcagctgtggggcaggacggggTGGCCGCGGCGTGGAATGGGGCAGGATGGGGTGGCCATGGCATGGCGTGGGGTGGCTGTAGTGAAGGATGAGTTGGCTGtagcatggcacggcatgggGTGGCCATGGTGTGGGgtggggcagccgtggggcaggATGGGGCGGCCACAGCGTGGGACGGGGTAGAGCCAGCACtgtcccccccctccccccaaggCACTgcaggtggcggcggcggcggtgaaGGCCGCCCACCCCAGGGTGACGGTGGAGGCCAGCGGCGGGATCAGCGAGGCCAACCTGCCCCACTTCCTGGGGCCCCACGTGGATGTCGTCTCCATGGGAAGCCTCACCCAGGCCGCCCCGGCCCTCGACTTCTCCCTCCGCGTCCTCCCTGGGGACGGCGATGGCCCCTGCTGAGCCCCGTCCCGTGGGGCTGAGAGGGGACCTCCCTCTCCATTCTGGGGTCCCTGGGGATGTCCCAGCCCTATCTCATGGAGAAGGGCCCCCAGGGCACCTGAGCCCTGTTCCCAGGGTCACTGGGTGATGTCCCAGCCCCATCCTGGGGTCCTTGGGGCTATCCCTTGGGGAGGGACCCGCTGGGGACCCCAGAGGACCTCTATCCCCATCCTGGGGTCCCTGGGGAGGCCCTATGGGGAAAGGGACTCCTGATGACCCCATCCTCCTCCCGGGTCCCCACCCCAGGCACCCATCACCAATAAACCCTTCCTCACCATCACTTCTGTCATCTGCatcatgccccccccccccaaggcaGTGGGTGAAAAAAGGGCGCTTTATTCCCAGTGGGTTAAGACTCAAGGGGGAAGCaccatggtggggggggggggcagccaTCCAGgcagggacccaggcgtccgggtcaGGGGGTCACTCGCCCTCCTTGTCCTCGCCGTGGGTGATGATGTAGCAGATGTTCTTGTAGTCCACGTTGCCAGCCACGTCAGGGGGGAAGGCAGCCCACATATTCTTGATCTGGGGGGCACCATGAGGGAGGGGTCAATGGAGTGTTGGGGGGTATTTGAGGTTCTGAGGGGGTGTTTCAGGGTCTTGGGGGAGGTATTTAGGGTGCATGGGGGTGCCGTTAAGGTCTGGGGGTGTTTAgggtctggggggggggtcattGCTCACCTCCTCAGGGGTGAAGCGGTCACACTGGGTGG includes the following:
- the LOC134154075 gene encoding nicotinate-nucleotide pyrophosphorylase [carboxylating]-like, which codes for MDSPLDLSPLLPAPRLQALAQAWLEEDAPGPDYAALAVGRAPCRAQLLCKSPGVLAGLPFAEAVWAATGCTVARRVAEGQLVAPVAVVAEVQGPGAGVLLGERAALNCLGRCSGVATAATRAVGRARAAGWPGTVAGTRKTTPGFRLVEKYGLLVGGAHPHRYGLADAIMLKDNHLLAAGVPLAQVVREARRVAGFALRLEVECGSVAEAMEAAGAGADIVMLDNFDPEALQVAAAAVKAAHPRVTVEASGGISEANLPHFLGPHVDVVSMGSLTQAAPALDFSLRVLPGDGDGPC